From one Coffea eugenioides isolate CCC68of chromosome 11, Ceug_1.0, whole genome shotgun sequence genomic stretch:
- the LOC113753969 gene encoding agamous-like MADS-box protein AGL9 homolog isoform X1: MGRGRVELKRIENKINRQVTFAKRRNGLLKKAYELSVLCDAEVALIIFSNRGKLYEFCSSSRVTLYSMVKTLERYQKCNYGAPEPNISTREALELSSQQEYLKLKARYEALQRSQRNLLGEDLGPLNSKELESLERQLDMSLKQIRSTRTQVMLDQLTDLQRKEHALNEANKTLKQRLMEGNQVNLQWNPNAQDVGYGRQPAHAQGDGFFHPLDCEPTLQIGYQNDAITVAAAGPSVNNYMAGWLP, encoded by the exons ATGGGAAGAGGTAGGGTGGAGCTAAAGAGGATAGAGAACAAGATCAATAGGCAAGTAACTTTTGCTAAGCGAAGAAATGGGCTATTGAAGAAAGCTTATGAGCTCTCAGTTCTATGTGATGCTGAGGTTGCTTTGATCATCTTCTCCAATAGAGGAAAGCTCTATGAGTTTTGCAGTAGCTCTAG AGTGACGCTGTACAGCATGGTCAAGACGCTAGAGAGGTATCAGAAATGCAACTATGGAGCACCTGAGCCCAACATATCCACCAGGGAAGCACTG GAGCTGAGTAGTCAGCAGGAGTATTTGAAGCTTAAAGCACGCTACGAAGCTCTACAAAGATCACAAAG GAATCTTTTGGGCGAGGACCTTGGTCCTTTAAACAGCAAGGAACTTGAATCATTGGAAAGGCAGCTTGATATGTCGCTGAAGCAAATCAGATCAACACGG ACTCAAGTAATGCTGGATCAGCTCACTGATCTCCAGAGAAAG GAACATGCTTTGAACGAGGCAAACAAAACTCTAAAACAAAGG CTGATGGAAGGAAACCAAGTAAATCTCCAGTGGAATCCAAATGCACAGGATGTTGGGTACGGCCGACAACCAGCTCATGCTCAGGGTGATGGTTTTTTTCATCCATTGGATTGTGAACCGACATTACAGATTGG ATACCAGAATGATGCAATAACAGTGGCAGCGGCAGGCCCGAGTGTGAATAACTACATGGCAGGTTGGTTACCATGA
- the LOC113753969 gene encoding agamous-like MADS-box protein AGL9 homolog isoform X2, with amino-acid sequence MGRGRVELKRIENKINRQVTFAKRRNGLLKKAYELSVLCDAEVALIIFSNRGKLYEFCSSSSMVKTLERYQKCNYGAPEPNISTREALELSSQQEYLKLKARYEALQRSQRNLLGEDLGPLNSKELESLERQLDMSLKQIRSTRTQVMLDQLTDLQRKEHALNEANKTLKQRLMEGNQVNLQWNPNAQDVGYGRQPAHAQGDGFFHPLDCEPTLQIGYQNDAITVAAAGPSVNNYMAGWLP; translated from the exons ATGGGAAGAGGTAGGGTGGAGCTAAAGAGGATAGAGAACAAGATCAATAGGCAAGTAACTTTTGCTAAGCGAAGAAATGGGCTATTGAAGAAAGCTTATGAGCTCTCAGTTCTATGTGATGCTGAGGTTGCTTTGATCATCTTCTCCAATAGAGGAAAGCTCTATGAGTTTTGCAGTAGCTCTAG CATGGTCAAGACGCTAGAGAGGTATCAGAAATGCAACTATGGAGCACCTGAGCCCAACATATCCACCAGGGAAGCACTG GAGCTGAGTAGTCAGCAGGAGTATTTGAAGCTTAAAGCACGCTACGAAGCTCTACAAAGATCACAAAG GAATCTTTTGGGCGAGGACCTTGGTCCTTTAAACAGCAAGGAACTTGAATCATTGGAAAGGCAGCTTGATATGTCGCTGAAGCAAATCAGATCAACACGG ACTCAAGTAATGCTGGATCAGCTCACTGATCTCCAGAGAAAG GAACATGCTTTGAACGAGGCAAACAAAACTCTAAAACAAAGG CTGATGGAAGGAAACCAAGTAAATCTCCAGTGGAATCCAAATGCACAGGATGTTGGGTACGGCCGACAACCAGCTCATGCTCAGGGTGATGGTTTTTTTCATCCATTGGATTGTGAACCGACATTACAGATTGG ATACCAGAATGATGCAATAACAGTGGCAGCGGCAGGCCCGAGTGTGAATAACTACATGGCAGGTTGGTTACCATGA